DNA from Pseudomonas mendocina:
ACATTCTGTACATGCAAAGGACCACGCCATGATTCGTATGCCCCTGGCTTCCGCCAGCCTGCTGGCCATCGCCATTTCCCTCGCCGGCTGCGGTGAAGACAAAGCGCCTGCCAACCAAGCGGCGGCTCCGGCTGCCAGCACCGAGAGCACCGTCACCAGCGCAGCCGCCAAGGTCGACGAAGCAGCTGCGCAGGCAGTAGTGAAGCACTACGCTGACCTGGCTCTGGCCGTATTCAGCGACGCAGCCAGCACCGGCAAGGCCCTGCAGAGCGCCGTGGATGCCCTGCTCGCCGACCCGAGCGAGGCGACCCTGAAGGCTGCTCGTGAAGCCTGGCTGGCCGCGCGCGTACCGTACATGCAGACCGAAGTGTTCCGCTTCGGCAACCCGGTGGTGGACGAGTGGGAAGGTCAGCTCAACGCCTGGCCGCTGGACGAAGGCCTGATCGACTACGTCGCCGCCGACTACCAGCATGCGCTGGGCAACCCGGGCGCACAGGCCAACATCATCGCCAACACCGAAATCCAGGTGGGTGAAGACAAGATCGACGTCAGCGAAATCACCGGCGAGCTGCTGGCTAGCCTGAACGAGCTGGGCGGTTCCGAAGCCAACGTCGCCACCGGCTACCATGCCATCGAATTCCTGCTCTGGGGCCAGGATCTGAACGGCACCAACCCTGGCGCCGGCGAGCGTCCCTACACCGATTACCTGGTGGGCGAAGGCGCTACCGGTGGTCACAACGAGCGTCGCCGCACCTACCTGAAAGCTGCCACCGACCTGCTGGTCAGCGACCTGGACGAAATGGTCGAGCAGTGGAAAGACGGCGTCGAAGGTAACTACCGCAGCGAGCTGCTGGCCGACTCCGCCGAGAACGGTATGCGCAAGATGCTGTTCGGCATGGGCAGCCTGTCACTGGGCGAACTGGCCGGCGAGCGCATGAAAGTCGCGCTGGAAGCCAACTCCACCGAAGACGAGCACGATTGCTTCAGCGACAACACCCACAACTCGCACTTCTACAATGGCCTGGGCATCCGCAACGTCTATCTGGGCGAGTACAAGAAAGCCGATGGCAGCACCCTGACCGGCCCGAGCCTGTCTGAACTGGTCGCCAAAATCGACGCTCAGGCTGACAGCACCCTCAAGGCCGATCTGGACGCCACCCAGGCCGAACTGCAAAAGCTGGTCGACAGTGCCGAGAAGAACAACGTGCACTTCGATCAACTGATCGCAGCCGACAACGCCGAAGGTCAGGCTCTGGTTCGCGGCGCCATCGCTGCACTGGTCAAGCAGACCGGCGCTATCGAGCAGGCCGCCGGCAAGCTGGGCATCAGCGACCTGAACCCGGACACCGCCGATCACGAGTTCTGATCGAAACGCAGGGTTGAACAACCGGCGCATCCGCAAGGAGCGCCGGTTTTTTTATGGCGGCTGTTACGCTCAGTAGGGTGCGCCGTGCGCACCGGGGAAATGCTCGGGCTGCTGGTGCGCACGGCGCTCCCTAAGAATCCCCAACCACAACCCGCGCTACGCCGCTGCGGTATTCGCCAGGGCTGACGCCATAGACCTGCTTGAACTGCCGTGACAGATGACTCTGATCGGCAAAACCCAGCTGCATGGCGACCGCGACTGCCGAGCAACCGCCTTTGAGCAAGGCACGCGCCTGCTCCAGGCGTCGCTGTTTGAGCCAGGCATGCGGAGGCAGGCCAGTGGCGCGACGAAAAACCCGGGCGAAGTGAAAGGGCGACAGATTGACTGCACTCGCCAACTCTTCCAGCGAGGGTGGCTCGACCAGTCTTTCGGCGAGCATCTGCTTGGCGCACGAAACGGCCCAGGGCTCGCGGCCGGGCAACGGTGGCTCGGCTATTCGCGCATGACGCTGGAACAACGCCAGAATGGCTTCGCGCCAGGCCAGTTGCTGCTGCAATGCCTCAGCACCATCCTCGAGCAGGCGATGCAGATGCAGAAAGGCCGCATGCAGCTGCGGGTCATGCAGCACGCTGGAGTCGAATGACGGCATGCCGGCGCTGGCCAGACCGAGTTCCTGCAATGCACCCAGTACCTGGCCGTTGCTGGGGTAGAACCCCCGGTAACGCCAACCATCTTCATGAGCCTTGGAACCGGTATGTACCTCATCCGGGTTGATCAGCACCATGCTGCCCTGCGGCGCCAAATGATCGCAGCCGCGATGGCGAAAGCGCTGGGCGCCGTGTTCGATCACGGTGAAGACGAAGCCCTCGTGCACATGAGGTGCGAAGCGTTGCTCGCGATAACGCGCCTGTAACAGTTCTACCCCGGATAACGCCGAGGCCTGCCAGAAACGTGTGTGCTCGCGACTCGCCATGAGGATCAGGCGCCGAAGCGCGACTCCAGTGCTTCGCGCACCTGCGGCCATTGCTGATCGGTGATGCTGTACAGCACGGTGTCGTCGAGACGTCCATCGGCCAGGCGACGATGATTGCGCAGCAGCCCTTCACGCACGGCACCGAGCTTTTCGATGGCGCGCTGCGAGCGCAGGTTGCTGGCTGCGGTCTTCAGTTGCACGCGCACCATGCCCCAGTTGTCGAAGGCATGCTTGAGCATCAGGTACTTGATGCTGGTGTTCAGCCCACTGCCATGCTGGCTGCGATCGAGCCAGGTCCAGCCAATTTCACAGGCCGGCAGCGTGTTCATGAAATCAGCGAAACGAGTCGTCCCCACCAGCACGTCGCCGAGCCGGATGACGAACGGCAGTGCGCGCTGCTCGCGCAGATCGGCCAGCGCGCTGCGATACCAATCCAGACGCTGAGTACCACTCATGTAAAGCAGCTCTTCGCGATTGGCCTCGGCCAGCGCCACCAATGCAGGAATATCGGCATCGGCCAGCGGTTCCAGGCGTAAAGCACCACGTTGCAGCGTGACCAGTTGCGGCTTGAACATTAGGATCCCTCCTGAGTCCCAGATCGATCACGCTATCAGGCGCCCGACTCCGACACAATCGACCCGTGCCGCAAAGCCCGGCAGCCACCGTGCGACCTTGGTCGCAGCCGACAGTGCGCTGCTTTGTGCAACACTGCATTATCGTCCGCCTCGCCCACCGGCGCTGGCCGTTCTCGTTCCTTGCTGCGTTCTGGAGTTCGCATGTCGCTGTCCCCTGGGCTGATTGCCGCGGTCGCGCTGATCTACATGACCATCCTCTTCGCCATCGCGTTCTACGGCGACCGTCGTAGCACGCCGATGTCGCCGAAGGTTCGCGCCTGGGTCTACAGCCTGTCACTGGCGGTGTACTGCACGAGCTGGACATTCTTCGGTGCGGTGGGCCAGGCGGCCGAGCAGCTGTGGTCGTTCCTGCCGATCTACTTGGGGCCGATCATCCTGTTGCTGACCATGCCCTGGGTGCTGCAGAAGATGGTCATGATCAGCAAGCAGGAAAACATCACCTCCATCGCCGACTTCATCGCCGCCCGTTATGGCAAGTCGCAACCGCTGGCTATCGTCGTCGCACTGATCTGTCTGGTCGGCGTGTTGCCCTATATCGCCCTGCAGCTCAAGGGCATCGTGCTCGGCGTCAACCTGCTGATTGGCGTGCACGCCCAGGACACCGGCACCAGTGCGCAGGACACCGCGCTGATCGTGTCGCTGGCCCTGGCGCTGTTCACCATCCTGTTCGGCACGCGCAACCTGGACGTCACCGAGCACCACCGGGGCATGGTGCTGGCCATCGCCTTCGAGTCGCTGGTCAAACTGCTGGCCTTCCTCGCCGTCGGCGCCTTCGTCACCTTCGGCCTTTACAACGGTTTCAATGACCTGATAGCACAGGCGCACAACACCCGAGAGCTCGATGCCTTCTGGAGCGAGGCCGTGAACTGGCCCGCCATGCTGGTACAGACAGGTATGGCGATGATCGCCATCATCTGCCTGCCACGGCAGTTCCATGTCACCGTGGTAGAGAACATCGAACCCAAGGATCTGCGCCTGGCGCGCTGGGTGTTTCCAGCCTATCTGGTACTGGCCGCCCTGTTCGTGGTGCCCATCGCGCTGGCCGGACAGATGCTGTTACCGGCAGGCGTGACCCCGGACTCCTTCGTCATCAGCCTGCCGCTGGCCGAGGCGCATCCTGGCCTGGCGGTACTGGCTTTCATCGGCGGCGCTTCAGCCGCCACTGGCATGGTGATCGTCGCCTCCGTGGCCCTGTCGACCATGATTTCCAACGACATGCTGCTGCCCTGGCTGTTGCGCCGGCAGAGCACCGAGCGCCCGTTCGAAGCCTTCCGCCACTGGATGCTCACGGCACGTCGCGTCAGCATTGTACTGATCCTGCTGTTGGCTTACGTCTGCTACCGCCTGCTCGGTGAGGGCGCCAGCCTGGCCACCATCGGCCAGGTATCGTTCGCCGCCATCGGCCAGCTGGCGCCGGCTATGTTCGGTGCCCTGGTATGGAAGCAGGCCAACCGTCGTGGCGTGTTCGCCGGGTTGATCCTGGGTTCCATGCTGTGGTTCTACACCTTGGTGCTGCCGTTGGTGGCACGTGGCATGGGCTGGTCGCTGGAGAGTTTCCCCGCGCTGACCACCCTGCTCTACGCACCAATCGGCCTGCATGTCGATCCGCTGACCCGCGGTGTCGTGCTCTCGCTGGCCGGCAACTTCCTGCTGTTCGCCTGGGTTTCCTGGTTCTCCCGCACGCGGGTGTCCGAGCACTGGCAGGCCGGGCGCTTCATCGGTCACGACCTTGGCACCAAACCCAGCAGTCGCAGCCTGCTGGCGGTTCAGGTAGCCGACCTGTTGATGCTGGCCAGCCGCTTCGTTGGCGAGGAGCGCGCACGCAAGAGCTTCCTGCGCTTCGCTCAACGCCAGAGCAAAGGCAAGGAATTCGACCCCAACCAACCGGCCAACAGCGAATGGATCGCGCATACCGAGCGCCTGCTTGCCGGCGTGCTCGGTGCATCGAGCACGCGCGCGGTGGTCAAGGCGGCCATCGAAGGCCGCGAAATGCAGGTCGAGGATGTGGTGCGCATCGTCGACGAGGCCAGTGAGGTCATGCAGTTCAACCGCGCCCTGCTGCAGGGCGCGATCGAAAACATTACCCAGGGCATCAGCGTGGTCGATCAGAACCTGCGCCTGGTGGCCTGGAACCACCGCTATCTGGAACTGTTCGAGTACCCCGAGGGGCTGATCTACGTCGGCCGCCCCATCGCCGAGATCATCCGTTTCAATGCCGAACGCGGCATGCTCGGCGGCGGCGATGTCGAGGAGAACGTCGCCAAGCGCCTGTACTGGATGCGCCAGGGCACCGCGCATAGCTACGAGCGGGTCTTCCCCAATGGACGGGTGATCGAGCTGATCGGCAATCCGATGCCCGGTGGCGGCTTCGTCATGAGCTTCACCGACATCACCGAATTCCGTCAGGCCGAGCGTGCCCTCAAGGAAGCCAATGAGAGCCTGGAACGTCGCGTCGCCGAGCGAACCCAGGAACTGTCGCAGCTCAACCAGGCGCTGAGTGAAGCAAAAGCCCACGCCGAAGCGGCCAACCAGTCCAAGACCCGCTTTCTTGCAGCCGTCAGCCATGACCTGATGCAACCGCTCAACGCTGCGCGTCTGTTCTCCGCCGCACTGGCGCATCAGGATGATGCGCTGCCGGTGGAGGCGCAGGAGCTGGTACGCCACCTGGATAGCTCACTGCGCTCGGCCGAGGATCTGATCACCGACCTGCTGGATATTTCGCGCCTGGAAAACGGCCGGATCACCCCTGATCGCCACCCCTTCGCCCTGGCCAATCTGTTCGACACCCTCGCTGCCGAATTTGGCGTGCTGGCCACCGAACAGGGTATCGACCTGCGCGTACGGGGCAGCCGGCAGTGGATCGACAGCGACATCAAGCTGCTGCGCCGCATCCTGCAGAATTTCCTGACCAACGCCTTCCGCTACGCCAAGGGTCGCGTGGTGCTCGGCGTACGCCGTGAAGGCCAGCACCTGCGACTCGAAGTCTGGGACTGCGGCCCCGGCATTCCCGAGGACAAGCGCAAGGTGATCTTCGAGGAATTCAAACGCCTCGACAGCCACCAGACCCGCGCCGAAAAAGGTCTGGGCCTGGGTCTGGCGATTGCCGACGGCCTGTGCCGCGTACTCTCCCATCGCCTGGAAGTGCGTTCCTGGCCTGGCAAGGGCAGCGTGTTCAGCGTCAGCGTACCGCTGGTGCAGAAACCCGCCTCCCGTCCTCAGGCACAGGCCACCCAGGCCGTGCATGGTCAACCGCTGCAGGGTACCCAGGTGCTGTGCATCGACAACGAGGACAGCATCCTCACCGGCATGCACAGCCTGCTGTCGCGCTGGGGTTGCCAGGTGTGGACGGCGCGCAACCGCCTGGAGTGCGAGCACTTGCTGAGCGAGGAAGTACGCCCGCAACTGGCCCTGATCGACTATCACCTCGACGAAGGTGAAACCGGTACCGAGCTGATGGCCTGGCTACGTACGCGCATGGGCGAGCCCATGCCGGGCGTGGTGATCAGCGCCGACGGCCGCCCTGAGCTGGTGGCAGAAGTGCACGCCGCTGGCCTCGACTATCTGCCCAAGCCAGTCAAGCCTGCCGCCCTGCGCGCCTTGCTCAGTCGCCATCTGACCTTGCGCGGCTAACGGTGAGAGTATCCAGATGCCATCCGGGAGATCGTCCAGGCTACGGATAACTTCCGAGCCTGGGCAGATGCGACGCTAGTTGCGCTGCAGGAATCCCTGCAGCAACTGGTGCACCCGCTCGCTCAGTTCACGATTGGCCGCCACCGGCAGACCACGCGCCAGCTCGGCTTCGACCACCTGCTCGACCAGCGGTCGCAATTGCAGCAACTGGGCGCTGAGGCCTTCCAACTGGTCGGCACGGGGCAACGAGCTCTGCAGCAGCGGGTTGACCAGATGTCCGACGATCATCTGCACGATGCCTGTGGACACCTGCTCGACATGCCGGCGAATCGACTCCAGTTCATCGAGCAGCGCCGGCAGCGGGATACCGGCGCGATACAACTCCACGCCAGCAGCGAACAGACGCGGGCTGGGTACGCTCAGGTGATCGCCGGCAAATTGCAGCAACCCCATGGCCTGAGCGCGATCGATCACGGCATCATCCAGATCGTCGCCAAAGATCGCCTGCAACTCGGCGAACTCCAGCCGTCCCGGCTGCTCGGGCTCACCCGGGCCGCGAATGGCCTGCTCGAGCCCCAGCACATGAGCCAGATCACGGCCCTGCGCCCATGCCTCGAACAACTCGCGAATACTGGCGATGCTATAGCCACGCTCGAGCAACTGGCCGATCAGGCGCAAACGCGCCAGATGCTCACCGCTATAAATGCCGACGCGCCCACGGCGCTCGGGCGGCGGTAGCAGGCCACGATCCTGATAGGCGCGCACATTACGCACAGTGGTCTGCGCCGCCTGCGCCAGTTCGTCCACCGTGTATTCGGCGGCGACTGCCGCAGCCACGGGTGCGGCGCTACTCAGAAGGCGTTGGAAAAATGCGGAGGCTTGAGTCATGGCGCGATCATAGCCCTGCGCCAGCAAGGCTCACAACCGCCCCAACCAAGGGCTGGACTTGCTCGCAGCTGCCGCCTAGGAAACCCGCTAATTGCACCAGCAAGGCCGATTCCAGAGCACCTGGCACCTTGAGGTAACGCCGTAACGCTCCACTGCCACTTGATCTCGGGATGACTAGGCAAGTGCGCGTGGGCGCACAACAATGACGATTACATCAAACAATGTAATCGTCATCTCCCTGGAGCCTGCCATGTACCTGCTCGCTATCCGCCTGGGCCTTGCATCATGAATGCGCCACTGCAACGCCATGCATTGCCGCCGCAACAGGTGTGCGTTCACAGCGACGACCTGTGCCTGCAAGCCTACATCTGGGACAAGGCAGACGCACCGACCCTGCTGCTGGTGCATGGCTATCCGGACAATCATGAGATCTGGCTACCACTGGTTCGCGAGCTGGCAGCCGACTACCGCATCGTCGCCTATGACGTGCGCGGCTGTGGTGCCTCCCAGGTGCCGAAGCGTCTGCGTGACTATCGCCTGGAACAGTTGGCGCGCGACCTTGAAGCAGTGGTAAAGGCCACCAGCGCGGATCGCCCGGTGCACCTGATCGCCCATGACTGGGGCTCGATCCAGAGCTGGGAGGCGGTGACCGAGCCACGCATCCAGCCGCTGCTGGCGTCCTACACCAGCATTTCCGGCCCCTGTCTCGACCATGTCGGCCACTGGATGCGCGAACGTCTGACCTTGCGTCGCCCAAAGGCATTGCTACAAGCGCTGGGGCAGCTGCTCAGTTCCTGGTACATCGTCTTCTTCCACATCCCGCTGTTGCCGGAGCTGTGCTGGCGCCTGGGCCTGGATCGCGCCTGGCCCTGGCTGTTGCGTCGCCTCGAAGGCATACGCAACCTGCAGGCGAGCCGCACGCAACGCGCTGATGGCATGCGCGGCGTGCAGTTGTACCGCGCCAACTTCATTCGCAGTCTGCTGCGCCCACGCAGCCGCAGCACCCGCGTCCCGCTGCAACTGATCGTGCCGCTGAACGACCGTTTCGTGCGCCCACAGCTGTTCGACGACCTGCAGCATTGGGCGCCACTGCTGAGCCGCCGCGAAGTCCGCGCCGGCCATTGGCAGTTGCTGGCCGAGCCCACCGCCCTGGCCGGCTGGGTGCGTGAATACGTGAACAAACTGGAACAGGCACGCCCCCACGAGGCTCGCACATGAACCCGCCAAGCCAACCCGCACTGCAACAGCGCAAAGTGCGCTTCGACTTCGCCGACACCCCGCTGCACTGGGTACCGAACGAGCCGGAAGCTTCGCACATCATGAACGGCCTGCACCTGCTGTTGCCGGCCGGCGAGTTCTGGTTCTGCAAGGTCTACAACAAGGCACTCCCGCTGGTCAACGAAGCCGGTCTGCGCGAGGACGTGCGCGGTTTCGTGTTGCAGGAAGCCCAGCATGCCCGTGCTCATGGCAGCGCGCTAACGCCCTACCTGATCCGCCACGGCATTGATCCCAAGCCCTTTACCCGCAAGGTCGACTGGCTGTTCGACAAGGTTCTGTGCGACTACCCGCTGGGGGAAAATGCCCTGGCTCGCCGCCTGCAACCCTGGTGGTTGCGCCAGCGCGTCGGCCTGATCGCCGCCGTGGAGCACTTCACCTGCGTGCTCGGTGACTGGGTCGTCAACAGCCGCGGGCTCGATCATGCCGATCCGGTGATGCTCGATCTGCTGCGCTGGCATGGCGCCGAGGAGGTGGAGCATCGCTGCGTGGCTCATGACCTGCACGTGCACCTGGGCGGCAGCCTGGCGATGCGCTGGCTGTGCATGCTGATCGCCACGCCAGCGCTGCTCTATCTGTTCAGCGATGCGATGAAGATGATGATGCGCCAGGATCCGGCCACGCGTTACCGCCCTGGCTTTCTGCGCATGTGGCACGACCTGGGCAAGCGCGGTTTGCTGCCGACCACGGCCAGCGTGGGACGCTCGGTACTGCGCTATTTCAATCCGCGTTATCACCCGCGTGTCGAGGGCGATCTACAGGCGGCACTGGATTACCTGGCCAACTCGCCGGCCGCGCTACGCGCCGAGGCGGAAAAAGCCGCGGCCTGAAGCGGTGGATCGCCACATGTAGGGCGGGTGCAACCCGCCATTGGCGCTCCGGCGGGTTGCACCCGCCCTACTTCCTACAATCACCGGCAGTGAGCGCTCACTCGCCGAGTTCGTCAAACGCCGGCAGATCGGCGGAGCGCTCGAGCAGCTCGCTCGGCAGACTCTTGCTGGCACGTGCGCCCAGCAGCTTGAGGTTTTCCACCCGGCCAATGAGATTGCCACGGCCGTCCACCAGCTTGTTGCGAGCACCGGCGTAGGCCTTGTCCAATTGCTGCAAACGGCTGCCCATCTCGTCCAGATCAGCAATGAAGGCGACGAACTTGTCGTACAGCTGGCCGGCACGCTCGGCAATCTCACGCGCATTCTGGCCCTGGCGCTCCTGGCGCCAAAGGCTGTCGATGACACGCAGCGTGGCCAGCAAGGTGGTCGGACTGACGATCACCACGTGCTGCTCGAAAGCATCCTGGAACAAATCCGGCTCGGCCTGCAGCGCCGCGGCGAAGGCCGCCTCGATAGGTACGAACAGCAGCACGAAATCCAGGCTGTGCAACCCTTCCAGGCGCTGGTAATCCTTGCCGGAGAGGCCTTTGAGGTGGCTGCGCAGAGACAGCAGATGCTGCTTCAACGCCTGCTGACGGCTGGGCTCGTCCACCGCGGCGACATACTGCTGATAAGCGGTGAGGCTAACCTTGGCATCGACGATTACCTGTTTGTCGCCCGGCAGACGAATCAGTACGTCGGGCTGGAAGCGCTCGCCACCGGCGCCCTTGAGGCTGACCTGAGTCTGGTACTCGCGCCCCTT
Protein-coding regions in this window:
- a CDS encoding imelysin family protein, yielding MIRMPLASASLLAIAISLAGCGEDKAPANQAAAPAASTESTVTSAAAKVDEAAAQAVVKHYADLALAVFSDAASTGKALQSAVDALLADPSEATLKAAREAWLAARVPYMQTEVFRFGNPVVDEWEGQLNAWPLDEGLIDYVAADYQHALGNPGAQANIIANTEIQVGEDKIDVSEITGELLASLNELGGSEANVATGYHAIEFLLWGQDLNGTNPGAGERPYTDYLVGEGATGGHNERRRTYLKAATDLLVSDLDEMVEQWKDGVEGNYRSELLADSAENGMRKMLFGMGSLSLGELAGERMKVALEANSTEDEHDCFSDNTHNSHFYNGLGIRNVYLGEYKKADGSTLTGPSLSELVAKIDAQADSTLKADLDATQAELQKLVDSAEKNNVHFDQLIAADNAEGQALVRGAIAALVKQTGAIEQAAGKLGISDLNPDTADHEF
- a CDS encoding PAS domain-containing hybrid sensor histidine kinase/response regulator is translated as MSLSPGLIAAVALIYMTILFAIAFYGDRRSTPMSPKVRAWVYSLSLAVYCTSWTFFGAVGQAAEQLWSFLPIYLGPIILLLTMPWVLQKMVMISKQENITSIADFIAARYGKSQPLAIVVALICLVGVLPYIALQLKGIVLGVNLLIGVHAQDTGTSAQDTALIVSLALALFTILFGTRNLDVTEHHRGMVLAIAFESLVKLLAFLAVGAFVTFGLYNGFNDLIAQAHNTRELDAFWSEAVNWPAMLVQTGMAMIAIICLPRQFHVTVVENIEPKDLRLARWVFPAYLVLAALFVVPIALAGQMLLPAGVTPDSFVISLPLAEAHPGLAVLAFIGGASAATGMVIVASVALSTMISNDMLLPWLLRRQSTERPFEAFRHWMLTARRVSIVLILLLAYVCYRLLGEGASLATIGQVSFAAIGQLAPAMFGALVWKQANRRGVFAGLILGSMLWFYTLVLPLVARGMGWSLESFPALTTLLYAPIGLHVDPLTRGVVLSLAGNFLLFAWVSWFSRTRVSEHWQAGRFIGHDLGTKPSSRSLLAVQVADLLMLASRFVGEERARKSFLRFAQRQSKGKEFDPNQPANSEWIAHTERLLAGVLGASSTRAVVKAAIEGREMQVEDVVRIVDEASEVMQFNRALLQGAIENITQGISVVDQNLRLVAWNHRYLELFEYPEGLIYVGRPIAEIIRFNAERGMLGGGDVEENVAKRLYWMRQGTAHSYERVFPNGRVIELIGNPMPGGGFVMSFTDITEFRQAERALKEANESLERRVAERTQELSQLNQALSEAKAHAEAANQSKTRFLAAVSHDLMQPLNAARLFSAALAHQDDALPVEAQELVRHLDSSLRSAEDLITDLLDISRLENGRITPDRHPFALANLFDTLAAEFGVLATEQGIDLRVRGSRQWIDSDIKLLRRILQNFLTNAFRYAKGRVVLGVRREGQHLRLEVWDCGPGIPEDKRKVIFEEFKRLDSHQTRAEKGLGLGLAIADGLCRVLSHRLEVRSWPGKGSVFSVSVPLVQKPASRPQAQATQAVHGQPLQGTQVLCIDNEDSILTGMHSLLSRWGCQVWTARNRLECEHLLSEEVRPQLALIDYHLDEGETGTELMAWLRTRMGEPMPGVVISADGRPELVAEVHAAGLDYLPKPVKPAALRALLSRHLTLRG
- a CDS encoding GNAT family N-acetyltransferase; amino-acid sequence: MFKPQLVTLQRGALRLEPLADADIPALVALAEANREELLYMSGTQRLDWYRSALADLREQRALPFVIRLGDVLVGTTRFADFMNTLPACEIGWTWLDRSQHGSGLNTSIKYLMLKHAFDNWGMVRVQLKTAASNLRSQRAIEKLGAVREGLLRNHRRLADGRLDDTVLYSITDQQWPQVREALESRFGA
- a CDS encoding alpha/beta fold hydrolase; translation: MNAPLQRHALPPQQVCVHSDDLCLQAYIWDKADAPTLLLVHGYPDNHEIWLPLVRELAADYRIVAYDVRGCGASQVPKRLRDYRLEQLARDLEAVVKATSADRPVHLIAHDWGSIQSWEAVTEPRIQPLLASYTSISGPCLDHVGHWMRERLTLRRPKALLQALGQLLSSWYIVFFHIPLLPELCWRLGLDRAWPWLLRRLEGIRNLQASRTQRADGMRGVQLYRANFIRSLLRPRSRSTRVPLQLIVPLNDRFVRPQLFDDLQHWAPLLSRREVRAGHWQLLAEPTALAGWVREYVNKLEQARPHEART
- a CDS encoding MerR family transcriptional regulator, whose translation is MTQASAFFQRLLSSAAPVAAAVAAEYTVDELAQAAQTTVRNVRAYQDRGLLPPPERRGRVGIYSGEHLARLRLIGQLLERGYSIASIRELFEAWAQGRDLAHVLGLEQAIRGPGEPEQPGRLEFAELQAIFGDDLDDAVIDRAQAMGLLQFAGDHLSVPSPRLFAAGVELYRAGIPLPALLDELESIRRHVEQVSTGIVQMIVGHLVNPLLQSSLPRADQLEGLSAQLLQLRPLVEQVVEAELARGLPVAANRELSERVHQLLQGFLQRN
- a CDS encoding metal-dependent hydrolase, yielding MNPPSQPALQQRKVRFDFADTPLHWVPNEPEASHIMNGLHLLLPAGEFWFCKVYNKALPLVNEAGLREDVRGFVLQEAQHARAHGSALTPYLIRHGIDPKPFTRKVDWLFDKVLCDYPLGENALARRLQPWWLRQRVGLIAAVEHFTCVLGDWVVNSRGLDHADPVMLDLLRWHGAEEVEHRCVAHDLHVHLGGSLAMRWLCMLIATPALLYLFSDAMKMMMRQDPATRYRPGFLRMWHDLGKRGLLPTTASVGRSVLRYFNPRYHPRVEGDLQAALDYLANSPAALRAEAEKAAA
- a CDS encoding AraC family transcriptional regulator; the protein is MASREHTRFWQASALSGVELLQARYREQRFAPHVHEGFVFTVIEHGAQRFRHRGCDHLAPQGSMVLINPDEVHTGSKAHEDGWRYRGFYPSNGQVLGALQELGLASAGMPSFDSSVLHDPQLHAAFLHLHRLLEDGAEALQQQLAWREAILALFQRHARIAEPPLPGREPWAVSCAKQMLAERLVEPPSLEELASAVNLSPFHFARVFRRATGLPPHAWLKQRRLEQARALLKGGCSAVAVAMQLGFADQSHLSRQFKQVYGVSPGEYRSGVARVVVGDS